Proteins encoded within one genomic window of Gallus gallus isolate bGalGal1 chromosome 1, bGalGal1.mat.broiler.GRCg7b, whole genome shotgun sequence:
- the LOC121106485 gene encoding uncharacterized protein LOC121106485 isoform X3: MGAVPHLHDAKEEKERLSPSPPREATVQPGEEEVRAQRGSGCSELRQNRRRVLCVALCAVPCILVLALVAVIGECPPHPHGDAQPPSHLLGCPRGAPKHLLLQLPASATAPRASPRGRASQPHLSCRGTSFASHLPNSLPVSAPASVVLTSPTLLPRVPQRLGRFPREMLLFLGHGERLEQQQGALPPPRSFPGYHRDGGGDGIHAAVPGPGRPLDWAAQGRRGRALDMGRWQHLQQLV; this comes from the exons ATGGGCGCAGTCCCGCACCTCCACGAtgctaaggaagaaaaagagcgGCTGAGCCCTTCCCCGCCCCGAGAGGCGACGGTCCAGCCGGGAGAGGAAGAAGTCCGAGCGCAACGGG GCTCCGGATGCAGTGAGCTGAGACAGAACAGGCGCCGCGTGCTCTGCGTGGCTTTGTGTGCAGTGCCGTGCATCCTTGTTTTGGCGCTGGTGGCCGTGATAGGTGAGTGCCCCCCGCATCCCCACGGAGACgcacagcccccatcccacctcctgGGCTGCCCACGTGGTGCCCCAAAGCACCTTCTGCTCCAACTCCCGGCCTCTGCAACCGCTCCGAGGGCATCGCCCCGTGGCCGTGCATCCCAACCCCACCTCAGCTGCAGGGGAACGTCCTTTGCCTCCCACTTGCCCAACTCTCTCCCTGTCAGTGCTCCAGCGTCCGTCGTGCTCACCTCGCCCACCCTTCTCCCACGTGTGCCCCAACGCCTGGGTCGGTTTCCAAGggaaatgctattatttctCGGACACGGAGAGCgattggaacagcagcagggagcactgccaCCGCCTCGGAGCTTCCCTGGCTACCATAGAGACGGAGGAGGAGATG GGATTCATGCTGCAGTACCAGGGCCCGGAAGACCACTGGattgggctgcacagggcagaagGGGCCGAGCACTGGACATGGGCCGATGGCAGCACCTTCAGCAACTG gtttga
- the LOC121106485 gene encoding C-type lectin domain family 2 member D-like isoform X2 has translation MPLFFSFTPRFLREVFAKKSDPLGPVYAQRDPSLLLSPHTMGAVPHLHDAKEEKERLSPSPPREATVQPGEEEVRAQRGSGCSELRQNRRRVLCVALCAVPCILVLALVAVIVLQRPSCSPRPPFSHVCPNAWVGFQGKCYYFSDTESDWNSSREHCHRLGASLATIETEEEMGFMLQYQGPEDHWIGLHRAEGAEHWTWADGSTFSNWFELRGGGRCAYLNGDGISSALCHNEKFWVCSRADSYVRWRKGTNLQ, from the exons ATGCCgctgtttttcagctttacGCCAAGATTCCTCCGTGAGGTCTTCGCTAAGAAGAGCGATCCGCTGGGACCGGTGTACGCTCAGCGCGAcccttctctgctcctctccccgcACACGATGGGCGCAGTCCCGCACCTCCACGAtgctaaggaagaaaaagagcgGCTGAGCCCTTCCCCGCCCCGAGAGGCGACGGTCCAGCCGGGAGAGGAAGAAGTCCGAGCGCAACGGG GCTCCGGATGCAGTGAGCTGAGACAGAACAGGCGCCGCGTGCTCTGCGTGGCTTTGTGTGCAGTGCCGTGCATCCTTGTTTTGGCGCTGGTGGCCGTGATAG TGCTCCAGCGTCCGTCGTGCTCACCTCGCCCACCCTTCTCCCACGTGTGCCCCAACGCCTGGGTCGGTTTCCAAGggaaatgctattatttctCGGACACGGAGAGCgattggaacagcagcagggagcactgccaCCGCCTCGGAGCTTCCCTGGCTACCATAGAGACGGAGGAGGAGATG GGATTCATGCTGCAGTACCAGGGCCCGGAAGACCACTGGattgggctgcacagggcagaagGGGCCGAGCACTGGACATGGGCCGATGGCAGCACCTTCAGCAACTG gtttgagctgcgaggcggAGGCCGATGTGCGTACCTGAATGGGGACGGGATCAGCTCAGCCCTCTGCCACAATGAGAAATTCTGGGTGTGCAGCAGAGCCGACAGCTACGTCCGCTGGAGGAAAGGGACAAATCTGCAGTGA
- the LOC121106485 gene encoding C-type lectin domain family 2 member L-like isoform X5 yields the protein MPLFFSFTPRFLREVFAKKSDPLGPVYAQRDPSLLLSPHTMGAVPHLHDAKEEKERLSPSPPREATVQPGEEEVRAQRGSGCSELRQNRRRVLCVALCAVPCILVLALVAVIVLQRPSCSPRPPFSHVCPNAWVGFQGKCYYFSDTESDWNSSREHCHRLGASLATIETEEEMV from the exons ATGCCgctgtttttcagctttacGCCAAGATTCCTCCGTGAGGTCTTCGCTAAGAAGAGCGATCCGCTGGGACCGGTGTACGCTCAGCGCGAcccttctctgctcctctccccgcACACGATGGGCGCAGTCCCGCACCTCCACGAtgctaaggaagaaaaagagcgGCTGAGCCCTTCCCCGCCCCGAGAGGCGACGGTCCAGCCGGGAGAGGAAGAAGTCCGAGCGCAACGGG GCTCCGGATGCAGTGAGCTGAGACAGAACAGGCGCCGCGTGCTCTGCGTGGCTTTGTGTGCAGTGCCGTGCATCCTTGTTTTGGCGCTGGTGGCCGTGATAG TGCTCCAGCGTCCGTCGTGCTCACCTCGCCCACCCTTCTCCCACGTGTGCCCCAACGCCTGGGTCGGTTTCCAAGggaaatgctattatttctCGGACACGGAGAGCgattggaacagcagcagggagcactgccaCCGCCTCGGAGCTTCCCTGGCTACCATAGAGACGGAGGAGGAGATG gtttga
- the LOC121106485 gene encoding uncharacterized protein LOC121106485 isoform X1, which yields MPLFFSFTPRFLREVFAKKSDPLGPVYAQRDPSLLLSPHTMGAVPHLHDAKEEKERLSPSPPREATVQPGEEEVRAQRGSGCSELRQNRRRVLCVALCAVPCILVLALVAVIGECPPHPHGDAQPPSHLLGCPRGAPKHLLLQLPASATAPRASPRGRASQPHLSCRGTSFASHLPNSLPVSAPASVVLTSPTLLPRVPQRLGRFPREMLLFLGHGERLEQQQGALPPPRSFPGYHRDGGGDGIHAAVPGPGRPLDWAAQGRRGRALDMGRWQHLQQLV from the exons ATGCCgctgtttttcagctttacGCCAAGATTCCTCCGTGAGGTCTTCGCTAAGAAGAGCGATCCGCTGGGACCGGTGTACGCTCAGCGCGAcccttctctgctcctctccccgcACACGATGGGCGCAGTCCCGCACCTCCACGAtgctaaggaagaaaaagagcgGCTGAGCCCTTCCCCGCCCCGAGAGGCGACGGTCCAGCCGGGAGAGGAAGAAGTCCGAGCGCAACGGG GCTCCGGATGCAGTGAGCTGAGACAGAACAGGCGCCGCGTGCTCTGCGTGGCTTTGTGTGCAGTGCCGTGCATCCTTGTTTTGGCGCTGGTGGCCGTGATAGGTGAGTGCCCCCCGCATCCCCACGGAGACgcacagcccccatcccacctcctgGGCTGCCCACGTGGTGCCCCAAAGCACCTTCTGCTCCAACTCCCGGCCTCTGCAACCGCTCCGAGGGCATCGCCCCGTGGCCGTGCATCCCAACCCCACCTCAGCTGCAGGGGAACGTCCTTTGCCTCCCACTTGCCCAACTCTCTCCCTGTCAGTGCTCCAGCGTCCGTCGTGCTCACCTCGCCCACCCTTCTCCCACGTGTGCCCCAACGCCTGGGTCGGTTTCCAAGggaaatgctattatttctCGGACACGGAGAGCgattggaacagcagcagggagcactgccaCCGCCTCGGAGCTTCCCTGGCTACCATAGAGACGGAGGAGGAGATG GGATTCATGCTGCAGTACCAGGGCCCGGAAGACCACTGGattgggctgcacagggcagaagGGGCCGAGCACTGGACATGGGCCGATGGCAGCACCTTCAGCAACTG gtttga
- the LOC121106485 gene encoding C-type lectin domain family 2 member B-like isoform X4 has product MLEVFSSRADCVTHELLSVWPGSGCSELRQNRRRVLCVALCAVPCILVLALVAVIVLQRPSCSPRPPFSHVCPNAWVGFQGKCYYFSDTESDWNSSREHCHRLGASLATIETEEEMGFMLQYQGPEDHWIGLHRAEGAEHWTWADGSTFSNWFELRGGGRCAYLNGDGISSALCHNEKFWVCSRADSYVRWRKGTNLQ; this is encoded by the exons atgttggaggtcttttccagccgtGCTGACTGTGTGACTCATGAACTGCTCTCTGTCTGGCCAGGCTCCGGATGCAGTGAGCTGAGACAGAACAGGCGCCGCGTGCTCTGCGTGGCTTTGTGTGCAGTGCCGTGCATCCTTGTTTTGGCGCTGGTGGCCGTGATAG TGCTCCAGCGTCCGTCGTGCTCACCTCGCCCACCCTTCTCCCACGTGTGCCCCAACGCCTGGGTCGGTTTCCAAGggaaatgctattatttctCGGACACGGAGAGCgattggaacagcagcagggagcactgccaCCGCCTCGGAGCTTCCCTGGCTACCATAGAGACGGAGGAGGAGATG GGATTCATGCTGCAGTACCAGGGCCCGGAAGACCACTGGattgggctgcacagggcagaagGGGCCGAGCACTGGACATGGGCCGATGGCAGCACCTTCAGCAACTG gtttgagctgcgaggcggAGGCCGATGTGCGTACCTGAATGGGGACGGGATCAGCTCAGCCCTCTGCCACAATGAGAAATTCTGGGTGTGCAGCAGAGCCGACAGCTACGTCCGCTGGAGGAAAGGGACAAATCTGCAGTGA